Proteins encoded in a region of the Saccharothrix ecbatanensis genome:
- a CDS encoding formylglycine-generating enzyme family protein, translating into MITVPPGRVTLTHRGAQRTWSVDVAPFALATHPVTQTRYAEVTGERPSAAHGDRLPVDGVSWFDAVRFCNALSGLEGLTPAYRVDADDVEWDVSADGYRLPTEAEWEHACRAGTTEPRYGPLDDIGWYRANSDEHVHEVGGKRPNAWGLHDMLGNVWEWCWDMHDFEVKGIYRVLRGGGWFDEHWSCRASVRRRSHPTFKIDDVGFRIARTA; encoded by the coding sequence ATGATCACCGTCCCGCCAGGACGGGTGACGCTCACCCACCGAGGCGCCCAGCGCACCTGGTCGGTCGACGTCGCACCGTTCGCCCTCGCCACCCACCCGGTGACCCAGACGCGCTACGCGGAGGTCACCGGCGAACGGCCGAGCGCCGCGCACGGCGACCGGTTGCCCGTGGACGGCGTGTCGTGGTTCGACGCGGTCCGGTTCTGCAACGCCCTGTCGGGCCTTGAGGGTCTGACGCCCGCGTACCGGGTCGATGCCGACGACGTCGAGTGGGACGTGTCCGCCGACGGGTACCGGCTGCCGACCGAGGCCGAGTGGGAGCACGCGTGCCGCGCCGGCACGACGGAGCCGCGCTACGGCCCGCTGGACGACATCGGCTGGTATCGCGCCAACTCGGACGAGCACGTCCACGAGGTCGGCGGGAAGCGGCCCAACGCGTGGGGCCTGCACGACATGCTGGGCAACGTGTGGGAGTGGTGCTGGGACATGCACGACTTCGAGGTCAAGGGCATCTACCGGGTGCTGCGCGGCGGCGGGTGGTTCGACGAGCACTGGAGCTGCCGCGCGTCCGTCCGCCGGCGCAGCCACCCGACGTTCAAGATCGATGATGTGGGGTTCCGCATCGCGCGCACGGCATGA